The window GAGATTATTGGACGTTGAGCAAGCCGAGAAGATTCCCGCTACAACCCCCGCCAATGTCTCTacctctctttccctctACACTTCCCCACCTTTGATTAACTTCAGAGACCGTATGGTCTCTACTCCCCACACTGCCGTCATGGCTGAGATTAAGCGTGCCTCTCCTTCCAAGGGCGATATCGCCCCTACCGCTTCAGCTCCCGAGCAAGCACTCAAATACGCCCTTGCTGGTGCTTCAGTCATCTCAGTACTCACAGAGCCTACGTGGTTCAAGGGGAGCGTGCTTGACATGCTCGCTGTGCGAAACGCTGTTGACAGTCTCCCCAATCGTCCTGCCATCTTGCGAAAAGACTTCGTTTTATCCAAATACATGATTGATGAAGCTAGACTGTATGGTGCCGATACCGTGCTTCTCATCGTCGCCATGTTGGCGCCTCAGCAGCTCAAGGAATTGTACGATTACTCTGTGTCACTTGGCATGGAGCCCCTCGTCGAGGTCAACAACCCTACTGAGCTCTCACTCGCCCTTGAAATTGGTTCCAAGGTCATCGGCGTGAACAACCGTAACCTGCATGACTTTAATGTTGACATGTCCACCACTTCTCGGGTTAATGCCGCTCTCAACGGACGGGACGTTGTTGTCTGCGCTTTGAGCGGTATTTCAAGCCACGAAGATGTTGAGCAGTATGTCAAGGAAGGCGTCAAGGGTGTGCTTGTTGGTGAGGCTTTGATGCGCGCGACCGATACCAAGGCTTTCCTCCGATCGCTTATTGGCTTACCGCCTCTTGAGGTCGTTCCCAAGCCCAAGCCGCTCGTCAAGATTTGTGGTATCCGCTCTGCAGACGATGCCAAGCTTGCAATCAGCGCCGGTGCCGATCTTCTTGGTGTAATCCTTGTCCCTGGTACAAAACGCTGCATCTCTACTTCTACCGCCCGCGAAATTTCCGCTCTTGTGCAATCTGCCCGAtctcaatcttcttccaagCCATTAGAaccttctctttcctccccTTGGTTCACCACCCAATCCGCCCTGCTCTCATCCCGGCGCAAACCCCTTTTAGTCGGTGTCTTCCAAAATCAATCTCTCTCTGACATCCTTTCAGCCGTCGACGAGATTGGCCTCGACCTTGTTCAATTACACGGTGATGAACCCCAAGCCTGGGCCAAGTTCATCCCCGTGCCTGTGATCAAGGTGTTCCGAGTCTCACCCGAAGGAATCGTTAGAGGTGGAGAGATTAGGCGACCAGGTTTAAACCAAGCGATCTTGCTCGATGCGGGTGGTGCGTctggtggtggtggggAAGGAAAAGCATTCCCTTGGGAACACGCGAAGCGGCTCATCCAGTCCGGCGAGGTGGGATCTGAAGGCCATGTGCCCCTCCCTGTCATTCTCGCGGGCGGGTTGACGCCCGAGAATGTGGGCCAGGCGATTGAACAAGCTGGTGAAGGCGTTTGGTGTGTGGATGTCAGCAGCGGGGTcgaaggagagggaggaaagGTCAAGGAGAAGGTTGAGGCGTTCGTGAAGGCCGTAAGGGGCTAACTTTTTTTTCAAAGAGTACATATACATATTAAAGAAGTGATGCAATTTTAGCATACAGTGAAATCCAACACAGACGCTGTACCGATCGTCTCTTTTTGCATCATACGCCGACTAGTCTATCTACAGACAACAGTACCATCCTCCCTACCCTCATCAACGCCGTCGAACTTTCAGGATCTTCATCTCTCATTGTCTCAGAAACCATGAAACTCTTTTCCACATTTCTTCTCCATTCCTTTTCGCTTCTTAGAGTTTCCAATTCCATTTGTTCGGATAAATAAGCCTTCTCACCAGTTCCTCCTTGTCGCAAAAGAATTTGCAAAAGAACGAGTTTCAAATGTGCCATTTTCATCCCCACTTTTTCgtcttgcccttcttcctccGTCTCTTTCTCCATGTTTACCTTTGGCTTTACacccttccccttcttgTCTATCCCATTCCTACCCTTCGGCGCCGGCGCCGGTAATGGAGGGACAAGCGCCAAAACCTCGCTACATAAATAACCCACTGTCGGCCTCCCTAGACCATTATATCCCGGCTCAAAGTCTAGTTCCCGTAAACGCTGTCGTCTTCGTTCCCGGCGTTCTTCCCCCTTTTGGCGGGACGTCCCCGCAAAATTTTCGAGTAAGAGGGTGATAATGTGTGTGATGGGGGCTAAGGGTAGAGGTGGGagggtggtggtggcgTCGGGAGCGGCGCCGGCGGGAGGTGTTTTGATGTCGATGTCatgggagaaggagaagtaAGGGGGGcgagaaaggaaaggagaGGGAATGAGAAGCATAAAAAAAGATTGGAGGGAAGAAAGTGGGAGGGGAGCAAGGGTGTGGATAAGGGATGAAGTGAGGGATGGGGGGTTGAATGGCGGATGGACAGAGGGAGCTGAATGGGATGGGGAAGACGGGCTGGACATGGGAGTCGGTGGAGTGGGAGCTGCTGTGTTCATGCGAGTGACAGGACCATTACCAATGCcgggggaagaggggaaCGGGGAGGTGGATGGTCCGGTATCTAGGCCGGGGCTGGATGACGGCGGGCGCGAAGGAGGGTTGGAAGAGGGTGGAGCAGGAAGAGGGGCGATGGCTGTGTCGAATAGCTGCAGATGAGTTAGCGGACAGGCGTCTCTACAAAGAGAATACATACGAGACGGAACAGTCTGACAGCGGTAAAACGTTTTCGGGCAAGcatctcttttccttcttcccttttcaACTTTTTGGTGATCTTTGCTTCCTCCCTCGCTATTCTAGTCTCTTTATCTTCTTCGATCTCCATATCATTGTCATCTTCATtatcttcatcctcatcttcaccttTATCTTCCTCAGGGAGTGGTTTTGCGAAAGCCGCTTTTAAAATCCTCATTACCATATCCGCATTACTCCATTGCATCTGCCCTGTCCTATCATACGGTTTCGCCAATTGCCTCAAGAAAATCGGGGACCATTCCAGCTGGGGATTCTCGTACGGTCCCCTTCTCACCATCTCATCCTTTTCCCACATGGCAACAAGCCATTCCAAGAGGAGCCAACCTTGCGGCGTTAAAGGTTTCGCCCGTTCGTCGTCATGTTCCAGCTCTTGCTCGAGATCAAGGTCGATGCCAAGTTCCGCGTCAACCATATTCTCATCACCATCCCCTTCTGAAGACTGGGGCTGTCTTGGTTCTCTAGATTTTTCCTTTACCTTGATAGTTTTCCCCATCCCTTCCCTCGCTTTCCTCGCTCTCCTAGCGCGGTCTGCCATCCGGTTTTCCTGGGCAGGATCCATCCACAAAAGCGCCCAAATTCCTTGGTCCTTGCAACGTTTCATATACTTGTACACATTTCTGTGTAAAAGacttcttcccttttcccATGTAAGCCATGACGGGACGTCATCTTGTGGGTGATCCAATGTATTGCCATTGCCATTGTTGGTACtagaggaaagaggaagggtACTGTAGGAAGAGGCtgaaggatgagaaggGATGCCACCTGCAAATAACCTAGGGTTGTGGAGTTTGAGGAGACGGTAGAGGACGGTGAAAGGCTCATAGGAGGAGAGGCCGTGGTCGTAGGGGTTTATAGCAAGATACAAGAGAAACTGGAGATGTTCACTGTGATTTTATTTCGCTATTGAGCTCCGATCATTACTATCATGAGGAAATTTTGCGCACTTTTGGGGAACATAGTATTCCGTTGTGAGGTTATCGATCGTTGCGAGCGCGATAGGAGCTGTCATGGTCAGCGTTGTGCTCGCTCACGTTGTACTCACCAAATCCCTCTTCCAGTGATCCATTAACTAGTTCTCTCCATCCGTGTGGGTAGAATATCCTGGACGGGTCTTTCCTCCTGTCCATAGTCCGTATAGTATCGCTCACCGAGTCAGGTCCGTCCTTGTTATTGTTGTCAACATTGATTATTTATTATTTATTAATGTCTGTCGCGTCGCGCGTTGTGCCACGGAGGGATTGGCCGCTAGTTGCTCCCGTCATTTGCTTCCGTCCCTCCACGCACCTCGTCACTCGAAGCTCCAAGCAACAACCACGACAATCCATACATCTTCTCTCACTTTTGCAGCCATAGCTCATACACGATGTCAGACGATCCCATGGCAGACTTCCTGGCGAGAGAAAAGGCAGCCCTCGGCGAAGATGCCGACTTCTTTGCCAACCCCACGCCCTCTGCTTCCTCAGGCATAGACGCATTCCCGGACCTCGGTGCGTCATCCTGTACCTTCTTTCGTTCTTATCCTGATACTTTGTAGCATCCCCGGCCGTTGAACCCGAGTCTACACCTGTGCAACCACCTAGCCCCCAACCTGAAGGTATTGATGCTTTTCCTGACATTGATACTCCTGCCGTAGACGGTACACAGATCAGGGTGACTGGTGCGGCTGGTACtggggaagatgaggatgtcATGAAATTTGAGAGTGCTTTCCCTGATTTGTCAGGGGAAACTGGTTCCCAGCCGGCTCCCAAACCCGTCTTTAATGCACTCTCCCCTCAGCCTTATGGCGCATCGCCATACCCACCCACTTTTACTACTACTGCCGCCGTGCCCCGATCTCCCCAGCCCTCCATCCTCCCTGCTCCTAATTTTAACAACATTCTTCCTAGCGCAGAAGAAGACACAGAGCCTATCAAGGCATGGAAAGCTCGTCAAGCTGAAGAGATCAAGAAGCGTGACGAGGCGGATAAGAAGAGACGGGACGAAATGAGTGATAAGGCTGAAAAGGCGATTGATCAGTTTTACGAAGACTACAATaaaatgaaggagaagaatATCCGAGAGAACAAGTAGGCCGTCTCATACTTTAATGACGCGATGGATAACTGATCAAGAGCTGGAAACATCAGGGAGAATGAAGCCGAGTTCCTCGAAAAGCTTCAAGAGGGTATCGCCAAAGGAACAGCATGGGAGCGTATCTCTGATCTTATCTCGCTCGAAAACTCTCGTGCGTACCTCACCCATCTTATTTAAAACACAATATCATCCCATGTTGGCAAGCAACTCAAAGCTGACAATGTCCTCGACTCGCCCCTCCTACTCGCAACCATAATCTCGAATAACCCAATTACAGAATCTAAAACGATTCGCCCCTCCGTCCCCGGCGGCTCCGACCTTGCGCGCATGAAGGAGATTCTCCTCGCCCTCAGGAGAGAAGGTGACAAGGCGCCCGGTGCTGCTGGCTTCTAGATACATAACCAATTTTAGGGGAAGGAGTTGTAATGAACAATTGGATGGGTGACCCTTTTTGATACGATTTCCACTTCCCTTTCATCAAGCTTCCACAAGTGAGGTATGTGGACACAGTGCGCTGATATTACACCGCCTTATTTGGAATGAAGAAGCGAGAGAGAAGCAAAAATTCAGAAAAGCGGTATCCGTGCTAAAAGATATATAAGTGGCCCACAACTACGAATGCCAACAAATGATCGGTCGATTATATCAGTTGGTTTAGATAGTGGAGCTAATAATTAAAAGGTTATTACTCCAAGGTCGGCGGTTCGATCCCGTCATCGATCatttctttttgctttttctTATATGTTAAGAACTCGGCAAGACTCACCTCCACTTTCAAGTCTCGTGCGGACCGAAGCCATAAACTCTCACGATTCCATCTCTGTGCCATAATCCATGATCCATGATGGACGGTCTCAGACAACGGGACCGCCCGCAGCCGATACCCCGTCCGCCCCGTAACCCACCTGCTCCCCAGCCTACAATACGCACCATCCGCCGATTCGTACAACGCTACATTAACCCCTTTCGGCCACTCATCTTCGCCTTAGTTCTCGCTCTCGTTTCCTTCATCTTGGCAGTGTCCACCTTCTTTTCCCCGCTGGCTTTCATCCATCGCCAC of the Cryptococcus gattii WM276 chromosome H, complete sequence genome contains:
- a CDS encoding Hypothetical Protein (Similar to TIGR gene model, INSD accession AAW45470.1), which encodes MDRRKDPSRIFYPHGWRELVNGSLEEGFAPIALATIDNLTTEYYVPQNEHLQFLLYLAINPYDHGLSSYEPFTVLYRLLKLHNPRLFAGGIPSHPSASSYSTLPLSSSTNNGNGNTLDHPQDDVPSWLTWEKGRSLLHRNVYKYMKRCKDQGIWALLWMDPAQENRMADRARRARKAREGMGKTIKVKEKSREPRQPQSSEGDGDENMVDAELGIDLDLEQELEHDDERAKPLTPQGWLLLEWLVAMWEKDEMVRRGPYENPQLEWSPIFLRQLAKPYDRTGQMQWSNADMVMRILKAAFAKPLPEEDKGEDEDEDNEDDNDMEIEEDKETRIAREEAKITKKLKREEGKEMLARKRFTAVRLFRLLFDTAIAPLPAPPSSNPPSRPPSSSPGLDTGPSTSPFPSSPGIGNGPVTRMNTAAPTPPTPMSSPSSPSHSAPSVHPPFNPPSLTSSLIHTLAPLPLSSLQSFFMLLIPSPFLSRPPYFSFSHDIDIKTPPAGAAPDATTTLPPLPLAPITHIITLLLENFAGTSRQKGEERRERRRQRLRELDFEPGYNGLGRPTVGYLCSEVLALVPPLPAPAPKGRNGIDKKGKGVKPKVNMEKETEEEGQDEKVGMKMAHLKLVLLQILLRQGGTGEKAYLSEQMELETLRSEKEWRRNVEKSFMVSETMRDEDPESSTALMRVGRMVLLSVDRLVGV
- a CDS encoding clathrin light chain, putative (Similar to TIGR gene model, INSD accession AAW45490.1), whose protein sequence is MSDDPMADFLAREKAALGEDADFFANPTPSASSGIDAFPDLASPAVEPESTPVQPPSPQPEGIDAFPDIDTPAVDGTQIRVTGAAGTGEDEDVMKFESAFPDLSGETGSQPAPKPVFNALSPQPYGASPYPPTFTTTAAVPRSPQPSILPAPNFNNILPSAEEDTEPIKAWKARQAEEIKKRDEADKKRRDEMSDKAEKAIDQFYEDYNKMKEKNIRENKENEAEFLEKLQEGIAKGTAWERISDLISLENSQSKTIRPSVPGGSDLARMKEILLALRREGDKAPGAAGF
- a CDS encoding anthranilate synthase, putative (Similar to TIGR gene model, INSD accession AAW45488.1); its protein translation is MGFTLLIDNYDSFTWNIYADLASVGGNPYVVRNDKITLKEIERMFADGELERIVISPGPGHPRTDSGVSRDVIAWGMGKLPILGVCMGLECIVDLLGGEIAYAGEIKHGKTSLVQHDSIGVFHSLPQFLSSTRYHSLSAQIQSVPSVLQVTSTTKESGVIMGVRHRTYTVEAVQYHPESCMSEGGRGLMANFIQMKGGKWGGENAWCGVPAEGEEEQSKAKTNGAPSLPTILNKIHAQRLLDVEQAEKIPATTPANVSTSLSLYTSPPLINFRDRMVSTPHTAVMAEIKRASPSKGDIAPTASAPEQALKYALAGASVISVLTEPTWFKGSVLDMLAVRNAVDSLPNRPAILRKDFVLSKYMIDEARLYGADTVLLIVAMLAPQQLKELYDYSVSLGMEPLVEVNNPTELSLALEIGSKVIGVNNRNLHDFNVDMSTTSRVNAALNGRDVVVCALSGISSHEDVEQYVKEGVKGVLVGEALMRATDTKAFLRSLIGLPPLEVVPKPKPLVKICGIRSADDAKLAISAGADLLGVILVPGTKRCISTSTAREISALVQSARSQSSSKPLEPSLSSPWFTTQSALLSSRRKPLLVGVFQNQSLSDILSAVDEIGLDLVQLHGDEPQAWAKFIPVPVIKVFRVSPEGIVRGGEIRRPGLNQAILLDAGGASGGGGEGKAFPWEHAKRLIQSGEVGSEGHVPLPVILAGGLTPENVGQAIEQAGEGVWCVDVSSGVEGEGGKVKEKVEAFVKAVRG